One Longimicrobium terrae DNA segment encodes these proteins:
- a CDS encoding sugar nucleotide-binding protein, with protein sequence MRILITGGAGLLGAELIRGAPASASLFATRRNAPVHAVPNAQVDLADDGAVAGLFAAVRPELVIHTAYSARDGERDIVRATGNVVDGCLSSGARLIHMSTDALLDGESAPYAESARPDPVHEYGRHKAAAEDDVRTRLPASAIIRTSLIVRAEPPDAGSAWVIDTLRGGDPIRLFTDELRCPIAVQDLAAQIWEIAALPAADSAGVWHLAGPEAVSRYALGLLIAQRHGLDAGAIIPVPSASSPAPRPRDLRLLTTRADRALRTRARPVSSVLARAADG encoded by the coding sequence GTGCGCATTCTCATCACCGGCGGGGCCGGGCTGCTCGGGGCGGAGCTGATCCGCGGCGCGCCCGCGTCCGCATCCCTGTTCGCGACACGGCGGAACGCGCCGGTACACGCCGTCCCCAACGCCCAGGTCGATCTTGCGGATGATGGCGCGGTCGCCGGGCTGTTCGCCGCGGTCCGGCCGGAGCTGGTCATCCACACCGCCTATTCCGCCAGGGACGGCGAGCGCGACATCGTGCGGGCGACCGGCAACGTGGTGGACGGATGCCTGTCCTCCGGCGCGCGGCTCATCCACATGAGCACCGACGCGCTGCTGGACGGAGAATCCGCCCCGTACGCCGAATCCGCCCGGCCCGATCCCGTGCACGAGTACGGCCGGCACAAGGCGGCGGCCGAGGACGACGTGCGTACGCGCCTTCCCGCATCCGCCATCATCCGCACGTCCCTGATCGTCCGCGCGGAGCCGCCGGACGCGGGGAGCGCGTGGGTGATCGACACGCTGCGCGGCGGCGATCCCATCCGCCTGTTCACGGACGAGCTGCGCTGCCCCATCGCGGTGCAGGACCTGGCCGCGCAGATCTGGGAGATCGCGGCGCTCCCCGCGGCCGACAGCGCGGGCGTGTGGCACCTGGCCGGGCCGGAGGCGGTGAGCCGGTACGCGCTGGGGCTGCTGATCGCGCAGCGGCACGGGCTGGACGCGGGCGCCATCATCCCCGTGCCGAGCGCGTCGTCGCCCGCGCCGCGGCCGCGCGACCTGCGCCTGCTCACCACCCGCGCGGACCGCGCCCTGCGCACCCGCGCACGGCCGGTCAGTTCCGTGCTCGCGCGGGCGGCGGACGGTTGA
- a CDS encoding 1-acyl-sn-glycerol-3-phosphate acyltransferase codes for MWLLPVLSHVSRFVVRAFYRLEVDGDAVPAHGPVLLVANHPNSLVDPAMVGAVAGRPVRFLAKAPLFSDGQVGWLVRGSGSIPVYRRADNPSEVGRNEDTFRAVHQALADGSAVGIFPEGISHSEPSMAPLKTGAARIALGGAALLGAPFPIIPVGLTFRSKEQFRSEALAVVGQPVRWDDLAARGEGDHGAARELTARIDAELRRVTLNLERWEDQPMVETAEAVYAAELGADPSSAARVQRLSATTEALARLRREEHAAWEDIAAAVQAHAGMLGVVRMTPAELKSAPDAREAARWVARQANVLRLLSPAALAGMVIFFVPYRLTGFVEKRARPSDDIRATYKTLVGGVLHLIWIAMLAGAAGWMCGWTAGVAALVVLPLLAWATLWSAESWNHASGEARRFLLRARRAEAIDELRQRQHDLAVQLAALWERVRI; via the coding sequence GTGTGGCTGCTTCCCGTTCTTTCGCACGTTTCCCGGTTCGTGGTCCGCGCCTTCTATCGCCTTGAGGTGGATGGAGATGCGGTGCCCGCGCACGGCCCCGTGCTGCTGGTGGCCAACCATCCCAACTCGCTGGTGGACCCGGCCATGGTGGGCGCGGTGGCGGGGCGGCCGGTGCGCTTTCTGGCCAAGGCGCCGCTGTTCAGCGACGGGCAGGTGGGATGGCTGGTGCGCGGCTCCGGCTCCATTCCCGTCTACCGCCGCGCAGATAACCCGTCCGAGGTCGGGCGCAACGAGGATACCTTTCGCGCCGTCCACCAGGCACTCGCGGACGGGTCCGCGGTGGGCATCTTTCCCGAGGGAATCAGCCACAGCGAGCCCTCGATGGCGCCGCTCAAGACGGGTGCCGCGCGCATCGCGCTGGGCGGGGCGGCGCTGCTGGGTGCGCCCTTCCCCATCATCCCCGTGGGATTGACGTTCCGCAGCAAGGAGCAGTTTCGCTCCGAGGCGCTGGCAGTCGTCGGGCAGCCGGTGCGGTGGGATGATCTGGCGGCGCGCGGCGAGGGCGATCACGGCGCCGCGCGCGAGCTTACGGCCCGCATTGACGCGGAGCTGCGGCGGGTGACGCTGAACCTGGAGCGGTGGGAGGATCAGCCGATGGTGGAGACGGCGGAGGCCGTGTACGCCGCCGAACTGGGCGCCGATCCCTCGTCCGCCGCGCGGGTGCAGCGGCTGAGCGCGACCACCGAGGCGCTGGCCCGTCTGCGGCGGGAAGAGCATGCCGCGTGGGAGGACATCGCCGCCGCGGTGCAGGCGCACGCGGGCATGCTGGGCGTGGTGCGGATGACGCCCGCGGAGTTGAAGAGCGCACCGGACGCGCGTGAGGCGGCGCGGTGGGTGGCGCGGCAGGCCAACGTGCTGCGACTGCTGTCTCCGGCGGCGCTGGCGGGAATGGTGATCTTTTTTGTCCCGTACCGGCTTACGGGGTTCGTGGAAAAGCGCGCTCGTCCCTCTGACGACATCCGCGCGACGTACAAGACGCTGGTCGGCGGGGTGCTGCACCTGATCTGGATCGCGATGCTGGCGGGCGCGGCGGGGTGGATGTGCGGATGGACGGCGGGAGTGGCGGCGCTGGTGGTGCTGCCGCTGCTGGCGTGGGCGACGCTGTGGAGCGCGGAGTCGTGGAACCACGCGAGCGGGGAGGCGCGCCGCTTTCTGCTCCGCGCCCGCCGCGCCGAGGCCATCGACGAACTGCGCCAGCGGCAGCACGATCTGGCGGTGCAGCTGGCGGCGTTGTGGGAGCGGGTGCGGATCTAA
- a CDS encoding DUF1508 domain-containing protein: MAEFNIYKDDAGEWRWKLQAGNNETIADSGEGYTRRTSCVDAVKRVKRDAGSALVYDTSERPKTLVTGA; the protein is encoded by the coding sequence GTGGCGGAGTTCAACATCTACAAGGACGATGCGGGCGAGTGGCGGTGGAAGCTCCAGGCCGGCAACAACGAGACGATCGCGGACTCCGGCGAGGGCTACACGCGCCGCACCAGCTGCGTCGACGCCGTAAAGCGCGTGAAGCGGGACGCGGGTTCCGCGCTGGTCTACGACACCTCGGAGAGGCCCAAGACGCTCGTCACCGGCGCGTAG
- a CDS encoding RICIN domain-containing protein, whose amino-acid sequence MVQRIGMRLRTLLVPLALAGLPACTEVSGPAAAITPDDGPPARSVAVSYRNPVLGPDAPDPHAAFLDGKYWIYPTSEGGQRFHAYSSTDMVNWVDEGVVLDLGPGVAWTDWNGWAPAIAVRNGKYYFYYSANGPHPDSKIGVAVGTSPRGPFTDIGRPLVTSDASVPLEAIDPMVFVDTDGQAYLYYGGSAGNGNMAIHRLNADMISLSGARIVQKPRYFTEGPFVHKRNGVYYLTYSNGGWNTPDYNVRYATSTSPLGPWTYGAQILGKDFNFSGPGHHAILQRPGADDWYIVYHRYEDGAEFNAKRRATAIDRLTYSGTAIQPVTMTGAVPNGRYKLFARHSGKALDVGGCSTADGADVITWPYSGLACQQWDLTRQTDGHYRITAAHSGKALDVGGCSTAEGANVITWPWSGIDCQRWQVVKTGPDAFKLVARNSGRVLDVAGCSTADGADVIVRAYTGALCQQWNIRQAAAVVPNGRYKLTARHSGQALDVADCSTADGADAITWPYWAGACQQWNLERLADGYYKITASHSGKALDVGGCSTADGADVITWPYSGAACQQWDVVDVGGDYYRVTARNSGMALDVAGCSTAGAADVIVRPYTGAACQQWRIETTP is encoded by the coding sequence ATGGTACAACGGATCGGCATGCGGCTCAGGACCCTGCTCGTTCCCCTCGCGCTGGCGGGGTTGCCCGCCTGCACCGAGGTCAGCGGCCCCGCCGCGGCCATCACGCCCGATGACGGCCCGCCCGCGCGGTCCGTGGCGGTCAGCTACCGCAACCCGGTGCTGGGCCCGGACGCGCCCGATCCGCACGCGGCCTTTCTGGACGGCAAGTACTGGATCTATCCCACATCGGAAGGCGGCCAGCGCTTTCACGCGTACTCATCCACCGACATGGTGAACTGGGTGGATGAGGGCGTGGTGCTGGACCTGGGCCCCGGCGTGGCGTGGACGGACTGGAACGGCTGGGCGCCCGCCATCGCCGTGCGCAACGGCAAGTACTACTTCTACTACTCCGCCAACGGCCCGCATCCGGACAGCAAGATCGGCGTGGCGGTGGGCACCTCGCCGCGCGGCCCCTTTACCGACATCGGCCGGCCGCTGGTGACCAGCGACGCCTCGGTGCCGCTGGAGGCCATCGACCCCATGGTGTTCGTGGATACGGACGGGCAGGCGTACCTGTACTACGGCGGCTCGGCGGGCAACGGCAACATGGCCATCCACCGCCTGAACGCCGACATGATCTCGCTGAGCGGCGCGCGCATCGTGCAGAAGCCGCGCTACTTTACCGAAGGGCCGTTCGTGCACAAGCGCAACGGCGTGTACTACCTCACCTACTCCAACGGCGGATGGAACACGCCGGACTACAACGTCCGCTACGCCACCAGCACGTCGCCGCTGGGCCCGTGGACGTACGGGGCGCAGATCCTGGGCAAGGACTTCAACTTCAGCGGGCCGGGGCACCACGCCATTCTGCAGCGGCCCGGCGCGGACGACTGGTACATCGTCTACCACCGCTACGAGGACGGCGCGGAGTTCAACGCCAAGCGCCGCGCCACCGCCATCGACCGGCTCACGTACAGCGGCACCGCCATTCAGCCCGTGACCATGACGGGCGCCGTGCCCAACGGCCGCTACAAGCTGTTCGCGCGGCACAGCGGCAAGGCGCTGGACGTGGGCGGCTGCTCCACCGCGGACGGCGCGGACGTGATCACCTGGCCGTACTCGGGCCTGGCGTGCCAGCAGTGGGACCTGACGCGGCAGACGGACGGGCATTACCGCATTACCGCCGCACACAGCGGCAAGGCGCTGGACGTAGGCGGATGTTCCACGGCCGAGGGCGCCAACGTGATCACCTGGCCGTGGAGCGGGATCGATTGCCAGCGGTGGCAGGTGGTGAAGACCGGGCCGGACGCCTTCAAGCTCGTCGCGCGCAACAGCGGGCGGGTGCTGGACGTGGCGGGGTGCTCCACCGCGGACGGCGCGGACGTCATCGTTCGGGCCTACACCGGCGCGCTCTGCCAGCAGTGGAACATCCGGCAGGCCGCGGCGGTGGTCCCCAACGGCCGCTACAAGCTGACGGCGCGGCACAGCGGGCAGGCGCTGGACGTGGCGGACTGCTCCACGGCGGACGGCGCGGATGCCATCACGTGGCCGTACTGGGCGGGCGCGTGCCAGCAGTGGAACCTGGAGCGGCTGGCGGACGGCTACTACAAGATCACGGCGTCGCACAGCGGCAAGGCGCTGGACGTGGGCGGCTGCTCCACGGCGGACGGGGCGGATGTCATCACCTGGCCGTACTCCGGCGCGGCGTGCCAGCAGTGGGACGTGGTGGACGTGGGCGGCGACTACTACCGCGTCACGGCGCGCAACAGCGGGATGGCGCTGGACGTGGCTGGCTGCTCCACCGCCGGCGCCGCAGACGTGATCGTGCGACCGTACACCGGCGCCGCCTGCCAGCAGTGGCGCATTGAAACCACGCCGTAA
- a CDS encoding VOC family protein translates to MSRSVFINLAVKDLRRSVDFFTALGFEFVPAFTDESATCMILSDTAHVMLLVHNRFKDFTKKEIVDSHTSTEVLVAVSAQSRQAVNEMVAAALANGGSPANEPQDHEGFMYGHSFQDPDGHIWEVMWMNPADLPS, encoded by the coding sequence ATGTCCAGAAGCGTGTTCATCAACCTTGCCGTAAAGGACCTCAGACGCTCGGTGGATTTCTTTACCGCGCTCGGCTTTGAGTTCGTTCCGGCGTTCACCGACGAGAGCGCCACGTGCATGATCCTCAGCGACACGGCGCACGTGATGCTGCTGGTGCACAACCGCTTCAAGGACTTCACCAAGAAGGAGATCGTGGATTCGCACACCAGCACCGAGGTGCTGGTGGCGGTGTCGGCGCAGAGCCGCCAGGCGGTGAACGAGATGGTGGCCGCCGCGCTGGCCAACGGCGGCTCGCCCGCCAACGAACCGCAGGACCACGAGGGATTCATGTACGGCCACAGCTTTCAGGATCCCGACGGCCACATCTGGGAAGTGATGTGGATGAACCCCGCCGACCTCCCCTCGTAA
- a CDS encoding zinc-dependent alcohol dehydrogenase family protein: MRAMVIDQFGGPEVFQAREMDRPEAGPGELLVRVICAGTNPVDAKMRQNADWAGLAPPLVLGQDASGIVESVGPGVTGFSPGDEVYYMDELFGNTMGTYAEYNAVPARLVAHKPPSLSHEQAAAVPLAGGTAWEAIVRRMQVRPGETVLIHGGAGGVGSFAVQFAKAAGARVLATAGARNQDVIRQLGADVAIDYSAEDFAEVALRETGGKGVDATFDTVGGDLIRRSLPATRPFGRLACILTPEGTLGGLSSRNQTLHGIFVMREAERLRDMSAAFEQGLARPLIGEVMPLEQVSRAHERLDSGHGTGKLILRVAEG; this comes from the coding sequence ATGCGCGCGATGGTGATCGATCAATTCGGCGGGCCGGAGGTGTTTCAGGCGCGGGAGATGGATCGCCCGGAGGCCGGCCCGGGCGAGCTTCTGGTGCGGGTGATCTGCGCGGGAACCAACCCGGTGGATGCCAAGATGCGGCAGAACGCCGACTGGGCCGGGCTCGCTCCGCCGCTGGTGCTGGGCCAGGACGCGTCTGGCATCGTGGAGTCCGTCGGACCGGGGGTGACCGGCTTTTCGCCCGGGGACGAGGTGTACTACATGGACGAGCTTTTCGGCAACACCATGGGCACGTACGCCGAGTACAACGCCGTTCCCGCGCGGCTGGTGGCGCACAAGCCGCCATCGCTGTCGCACGAGCAGGCGGCCGCGGTGCCGCTGGCGGGCGGGACCGCGTGGGAGGCCATCGTACGGCGCATGCAGGTGCGCCCGGGCGAAACGGTGCTCATTCACGGCGGTGCGGGCGGCGTGGGATCGTTCGCGGTGCAGTTCGCCAAGGCGGCGGGCGCCCGCGTGCTCGCCACCGCCGGCGCGCGAAACCAGGACGTCATCCGCCAGCTGGGTGCGGACGTGGCCATCGACTATTCGGCGGAGGATTTCGCGGAAGTCGCGTTGCGCGAAACGGGCGGCAAGGGCGTAGACGCCACCTTCGACACGGTGGGAGGCGACCTCATCAGGCGCAGCCTGCCGGCCACGCGCCCGTTCGGCCGGCTGGCGTGCATCCTTACGCCGGAAGGCACGCTGGGCGGCCTTTCCAGCCGGAATCAGACGCTGCACGGCATCTTTGTCATGCGTGAGGCGGAGCGGCTGCGCGACATGTCCGCCGCGTTCGAGCAGGGGCTGGCGCGCCCGCTTATCGGCGAGGTGATGCCGCTGGAGCAGGTGAGCCGCGCGCACGAGAGGCTGGACAGCGGCCACGGCACCGGCAAGCTGATCCTTCGCGTGGCGGAAGGCTGA
- a CDS encoding AAA family ATPase — MQNTDLVGIAEIAALAGVSKQAVANWRVRYDSFPRPMQSLQSGPVWERETAEAWVKAFQGEETHVLSFINLKGGVGKTTTAIAVAEILAHEERKHVLLVDLDPQTNATVGLIAEEQWAELDNTGRTVAQLFADRLNPHDRAAFDIEAAIVRGVSTINDGIARLDLLPSSIRLIELQDRIPMIALAGNFTANPLEILKNALQPIIDRYDYVIIDCPPSLGTVTKNGLRLSTGYVIPTIPDIVSTWGIYQIVDNVSRFATDIGREIPALGIVATKVQGNNLHARVIDDLRANRLGRFGVENGLTQPPLFTNTIPQTVAVARGADVEADIRTFKGKYGTAYEPLRGLTLEIKRICENKTQ, encoded by the coding sequence ATGCAGAACACTGATTTGGTAGGTATAGCTGAGATTGCTGCGCTTGCGGGCGTCTCGAAGCAGGCGGTCGCAAATTGGCGTGTGCGCTACGACAGCTTCCCACGGCCTATGCAGTCTCTGCAGAGCGGGCCGGTTTGGGAACGTGAAACCGCAGAAGCTTGGGTCAAAGCGTTCCAGGGGGAGGAGACGCATGTGCTGAGCTTCATCAACTTGAAAGGCGGGGTAGGGAAAACTACGACGGCCATAGCTGTTGCTGAGATTCTGGCGCACGAGGAGCGAAAGCACGTACTATTGGTGGATCTTGATCCGCAGACTAACGCCACGGTAGGTTTAATCGCTGAAGAGCAGTGGGCCGAATTGGACAACACGGGGCGGACTGTGGCGCAGTTGTTTGCAGACCGTCTCAATCCGCACGACCGGGCTGCGTTTGACATTGAAGCGGCGATTGTCCGTGGAGTATCCACCATCAACGATGGGATTGCGCGGCTCGATCTTCTACCATCGAGCATTCGGTTGATTGAACTTCAAGATCGAATTCCGATGATAGCGCTGGCGGGGAACTTCACGGCGAACCCGCTCGAGATCTTGAAGAATGCACTTCAACCGATCATTGATCGCTATGATTACGTGATCATTGATTGTCCTCCGAGCCTAGGTACGGTCACCAAAAACGGACTCCGGCTCTCGACCGGCTACGTGATCCCGACGATACCCGATATCGTTTCGACTTGGGGCATCTACCAGATCGTGGACAACGTCTCCCGGTTTGCAACCGACATCGGACGCGAGATCCCCGCGCTCGGTATTGTGGCAACGAAGGTGCAGGGTAATAACTTGCATGCGCGTGTGATCGACGATTTAAGGGCTAATCGTCTCGGAAGGTTCGGGGTAGAAAATGGGCTGACCCAGCCGCCTCTGTTTACGAACACGATTCCGCAGACGGTGGCCGTTGCTCGCGGTGCTGATGTAGAAGCAGACATTCGAACATTCAAAGGTAAGTACGGCACCGCGTACGAGCCTCTGCGCGGGCTGACGCTCGAAATCAAGCGGATATGCGAAAACAAGACACAGTGA
- a CDS encoding pinensin family lanthipeptide, which produces MGKNKLKLDDLNVESFETRPVGALERGTVRANEITGYSDCDCGSSPFYSQCCTADPNDLQCYNSFDFCAHTQRQICPLTGDC; this is translated from the coding sequence ATGGGCAAGAACAAACTGAAGCTCGACGACCTCAACGTGGAATCGTTTGAAACGCGGCCGGTGGGCGCGCTGGAGCGGGGTACGGTGCGCGCCAACGAGATCACCGGCTATTCGGACTGCGACTGCGGCAGTTCGCCCTTCTACTCGCAGTGCTGCACGGCCGATCCCAACGACCTCCAGTGCTACAACTCGTTCGACTTCTGCGCGCACACACAGCGCCAGATCTGCCCTCTGACCGGGGACTGCTGA
- a CDS encoding hydrolase, producing MAAQPKSFQPRPFRPAWWLPGAHAQTVMGRFVRPPHGVEYRRERVETPDGDFLDLDFATVAGAPPLADDAPLALIVHGLEGSARSAYVLETSRALREYGIRAVAMNFRGCSGEPNRALRFYHAGETGDLEFLLDLLASRYPDAPLLAVGFSLGANVLIKHLGERGERTRIRAAVAVSVPYDLGRGSDKLDRTFMGRVYVRHFVKQLRAKFDAKADRIGDRLDAERIRTARTFREFDDAATSRLHGFDGAEDYYSRSSSGPYLLHIRVPVLLVQAADDPFVDESSIPHADIAANPFLATAFTEHGGHVGFITGSPRRPWFWAEREAARFLGAQTGHTSA from the coding sequence ATGGCGGCACAACCCAAGTCCTTTCAGCCACGGCCCTTCCGGCCGGCGTGGTGGCTTCCCGGGGCGCACGCACAGACCGTGATGGGCCGCTTTGTACGCCCGCCGCACGGGGTGGAATACCGCCGCGAGCGGGTGGAAACGCCCGACGGCGACTTTCTGGACCTGGATTTCGCCACCGTCGCGGGCGCGCCGCCGCTGGCGGATGACGCGCCGCTCGCCCTGATCGTCCATGGACTGGAGGGAAGCGCCCGGTCCGCGTACGTGCTGGAAACCAGCCGCGCCCTGCGCGAGTACGGCATCCGCGCCGTGGCCATGAACTTCCGCGGCTGCAGCGGCGAGCCCAACCGCGCCCTGCGCTTCTACCACGCGGGCGAGACGGGCGACCTGGAGTTTCTGCTGGACCTGCTGGCGTCCCGTTATCCAGATGCGCCGCTGCTGGCGGTGGGCTTTTCTCTGGGCGCAAACGTACTGATCAAGCACCTGGGCGAGCGCGGCGAGCGAACGCGGATTCGCGCGGCGGTGGCGGTTTCGGTGCCGTACGATCTCGGCCGCGGGAGCGACAAGCTGGACAGGACGTTCATGGGGCGCGTGTACGTGCGCCACTTCGTCAAGCAGCTTCGCGCCAAGTTCGACGCCAAGGCGGATCGAATCGGCGACCGGCTGGATGCAGAGCGGATACGCACCGCGCGCACCTTTCGCGAATTCGACGACGCCGCCACGTCGCGGCTGCACGGCTTCGACGGCGCGGAAGACTACTATTCGCGCTCCAGCTCCGGCCCGTACCTGCTCCACATCCGCGTGCCGGTGCTGCTGGTGCAGGCCGCGGACGACCCGTTCGTGGACGAAAGCTCCATTCCGCACGCGGACATTGCGGCGAATCCCTTTCTGGCCACGGCGTTTACGGAGCACGGTGGCCACGTAGGCTTCATTACCGGATCGCCCCGCCGCCCATGGTTCTGGGCGGAGCGAGAGGCGGCGCGCTTTCTGGGCGCGCAGACCGGACACACATCGGCATGA
- a CDS encoding transposase encodes MWATWDRAPLITPDLEERLYDVMQHHASRMGARVIAIGGVEDHVHMLVRIPATLAVADLVGRIKGGSSHFAAQVLGRDFKWQGGYAAYSISPSAVPHVRDYVLAQKQRHADRASSPDAVEAPNRTRQRPVSGLPAV; translated from the coding sequence ATCTGGGCCACGTGGGACCGCGCACCGCTGATCACGCCGGATCTCGAGGAGCGCCTCTACGACGTGATGCAGCACCACGCATCGCGGATGGGCGCGCGGGTGATCGCGATAGGCGGCGTTGAGGATCACGTGCACATGCTGGTGCGCATCCCCGCGACGCTCGCCGTCGCCGATCTGGTCGGCCGGATCAAGGGCGGATCATCCCATTTCGCCGCGCAGGTGCTCGGGCGCGACTTCAAATGGCAGGGCGGATACGCGGCCTACTCCATCTCGCCATCCGCCGTCCCGCACGTCCGCGACTACGTGCTGGCCCAGAAACAACGCCACGCCGATCGCGCCTCGTCTCCTGACGCAGTTGAAGCCCCGAACCGGACGCGCCAGCGGCCGGTGTCGGGGCTTCCCGCTGTTTGA
- a CDS encoding HD domain-containing protein, with protein sequence MAITDVTEAAAWDPRASFGRTVQERMAHRLMLNVPSRGNPKVEKLIERINADDEMYALWLAANVNAVERLQMTDHGPVHVKIVMNIAVKLLRVLTESGVEPNVVTNYGMGTDDAEVIVLLASLLHDVGMSVHRKDHEEFSLFVAQPKIRELLEGIYDRATATVIRSEILHAIIGHRSGGAPLTLEAGIVRVADALDMAKGRSRISMGIEGTMSIHSISAAAIEAVHIEHGVEKPLRIRVEMSNSAGIFQLDQLFREKLKGSGLEKHVEVEALIEGEAEKRLIQTAYRL encoded by the coding sequence ATGGCGATTACGGACGTAACGGAAGCGGCGGCCTGGGATCCGCGCGCGAGCTTCGGGCGCACGGTGCAGGAACGCATGGCGCACCGACTGATGCTGAATGTGCCCTCGCGCGGCAATCCCAAGGTGGAAAAGCTGATCGAGCGCATCAACGCGGATGACGAGATGTATGCGCTGTGGCTGGCCGCAAACGTGAATGCGGTGGAGCGGCTGCAGATGACCGACCACGGTCCGGTGCACGTAAAGATCGTGATGAACATCGCGGTCAAGCTGCTGCGCGTACTGACGGAAAGCGGCGTGGAGCCCAACGTGGTCACCAACTACGGGATGGGAACCGACGACGCCGAGGTGATCGTGCTGCTCGCGTCGCTGCTGCACGACGTGGGGATGAGCGTGCACCGCAAGGATCACGAGGAGTTTTCGCTCTTTGTGGCGCAGCCCAAGATCCGCGAACTGCTGGAGGGGATCTACGACCGCGCGACCGCCACGGTGATCCGCTCGGAGATCCTGCACGCCATCATCGGGCACCGCTCGGGGGGCGCGCCGCTGACGCTGGAGGCGGGAATCGTGCGGGTGGCGGATGCGCTGGACATGGCCAAGGGCCGCTCGCGCATCAGCATGGGGATCGAGGGGACGATGAGCATCCACTCCATTTCCGCCGCGGCGATCGAGGCGGTGCACATCGAGCACGGGGTGGAGAAGCCGCTGCGCATCCGGGTGGAAATGTCCAACTCGGCCGGCATCTTTCAGCTGGACCAGCTGTTCCGCGAAAAGCTCAAGGGCAGCGGGCTGGAGAAGCACGTGGAGGTGGAGGCGCTGATCGAGGGCGAGGCGGAGAAGCGCCTGATCCAGACGGCGTACCGGCTGTAA